In Tachysurus fulvidraco isolate hzauxx_2018 chromosome 11, HZAU_PFXX_2.0, whole genome shotgun sequence, one DNA window encodes the following:
- the LOC125145852 gene encoding E3 ubiquitin/ISG15 ligase TRIM25-like isoform X1: MAETSDQDQFSCPVCLDLLRVPVTLHCGHSFCKVCINGCWDQEDVKGVYSCPQCRETFTPRPVLRRNNMLAEVVEKLKKTELQAASPAHCYAGPGDVECDSCTGRKHKAVKSCLVCLASFCEDHLKPHYQSPAFKKHKLVEACAELQEKICSEHDKLMEIYCRTDKSLICYLCTIKKHKGHDTVSTETERTKKQNELKEDQIKSQQKIQEKQKKVQELKQTVDIIKMRSQAAVDDSEKIFTEMITSMEKKRSEVTELIRTQEKAEVSRAKRLLNQLEQEIADLKRRVTEMEQLSHTHDDIHFLQSFPSLCVSPGCDDSLSFTVNQHLSFDGVRKSLSELKKRVEQICEEEFNKIQPHVQMRTRSFCTRWNWSWRPWGSRSVTYRPRAPRKWPAQALFTPAPGYRVPWVQQRKTRAGPRARTSPPPPPPGFEIPTQNLFAPLRETDRDAVIIGDSIVRHVRTTVAKGKAHTHCLPGAHVLDVTAQVPNVVSRNTGAVVLHASSNDTSLKQSEILKRDFNTLVETVHSSAPMAGISVSGPLPMYQRGMESVLGCSVLTACTSAELERRSSRTTSPGRCTPSDW; encoded by the exons ATGGCAGAAACCAGTGATCAGGATCagttcagctgtccagtgtgtctggatctcctgagGGTTCCAGTGACTCTCCAttgtggtcacagtttctgtaaggtgtgtattaatggctgctgggatcaggaggaCGTAAAGGGagtctacagctgtcctcagtgtagagagactttcactccaaggcctgttctacgtaggaacaacatgctggctgaagtggtggagaaactgaagaagactgaactccaagctgcttctcctgctcactgttacgctggacctggagatgtggagtgtgattcctgcacagggagaaaacacaaagccgtcAAGTCCTGTCTGGTTTGTCTGGCCTCCTTTTGTGAAGATCATCTTAAACCTCACTATCAGTCTCctgcctttaagaagcacaagttagttgaagcctgtgcagagctccaagagaagatctgctctgaacatgacaaactgatggagatCTACTGTCGTACTGACAAAAGCCTCATCTGTTACTTGTGTAcgataaaaaaacacaaaggtcatgatacagtttcaactgaaacagaaagaactaaaaaacag AATGAGTTAAAGGAGGATCAGATAAAATCCCAGCAGAAgatccaggagaagcagaagaaggtgcaggagctgaaacagactgtggacattattaag atgcgttcacaggcagcagtagatgacagtgagaagatctttactgagatgatcacctccatggagaaaaagcgctcggaggtgacggagCTGATCAGAACTCAGGAGAAAGCTGAAGTGAGTCGAGCTAAACGACTCCTGaatcaactggagcaggagattgctgatcttaagaggagagtcactgagatggagcagctttcacacacacatgatgacatccacttcctccag agtttcccgtctctctgtgtttctcctggatgtgacgactcactcagcttcactgtcaatcaacatctctcatttgatggagtgaggaaatctctctcagaaCTGAAAAAACGAGTCGAGCAAATCTGTGAGGAAGAATTCAACAAAATACAACCACATG TGCAGATGAGGACACGTTCGTTCTGCACTCggtggaactggagctggaggccgTGGGGAAGCAGATCCGTgacctacag GCCCAGGGCACCCAggaagtggcctgcccaggcgctgttcactccggcgccagggTACCGTGtaccctgggtgcagcagcggaagACGCGAGCCGGCCCCCGGGcaaggacctctccccctccgcCGCCACCGggcttcgagatccccacccagAACCTCTTCGCTCCCCTTCGCGAGACGGACCGTGACGctgtgatcatcggagactccatcgtccgccacgtccgtactacggtggctaaaggtaaggctcacACTCACTGTTTACCTGGTGCTCATGTTCTTGATGTCACTGCACAGGTACCTAatgtcgtgagcagaaacaccggAGCAGTGGTTCTTCACGCCAGCTCAAACGACACCAGCCTGaagcagtcggagatcctgaagagggacttcaacaccctggtggagacggttcacAGCTCAGCGCCCATGGCGGGGATCAGCGTGTCTGGTCCTCTTCCTATGTACCAGCGAGGAAtggaaag cgtcctaggctgtTCCGTGCTGACAGCCTGCACctcagcagagttggagcggagatcctctcggaccacatctccagggcgctgcacaccttctgactggtaa
- the LOC125145852 gene encoding E3 ubiquitin/ISG15 ligase TRIM25-like isoform X3 — protein sequence MAETSDQDQFSCPVCLDLLRVPVTLHCGHSFCKVCINGCWDQEDVKGVYSCPQCRETFTPRPVLRRNNMLAEVVEKLKKTELQAASPAHCYAGPGDVECDSCTGRKHKAVKSCLVCLASFCEDHLKPHYQSPAFKKHKLVEACAELQEKICSEHDKLMEIYCRTDKSLICYLCTIKKHKGHDTVSTETERTKKQNELKEDQIKSQQKIQEKQKKVQELKQTVDIIKMRSQAAVDDSEKIFTEMITSMEKKRSEVTELIRTQEKAEVSRAKRLLNQLEQEIADLKRRVTEMEQLSHTHDDIHFLQSFPSLCVSPGCDDSLSFTVNQHLSFDGVRKSLSELKKRVEQICEEEFNKIQPHVQMRTRSFCTRWNWSWRPWGSRSVTYRPRAPRKWPAQALFTPAPGYRVPWVQQRKTRAGPRARTSPPPPPPGFEIPTQNLFAPLRETDRDAVIIGDSIVRHVRTTVAKGKAHTHCLPGAHVLDVTAQVPNVVSRNTGAVVLHASSNDTSLKQSEILKRDFNTLVETVHSSAPMAGISVSGPLPMYQRGMERLFRADSLHLSRVGAEILSDHISRALHTF from the exons ATGGCAGAAACCAGTGATCAGGATCagttcagctgtccagtgtgtctggatctcctgagGGTTCCAGTGACTCTCCAttgtggtcacagtttctgtaaggtgtgtattaatggctgctgggatcaggaggaCGTAAAGGGagtctacagctgtcctcagtgtagagagactttcactccaaggcctgttctacgtaggaacaacatgctggctgaagtggtggagaaactgaagaagactgaactccaagctgcttctcctgctcactgttacgctggacctggagatgtggagtgtgattcctgcacagggagaaaacacaaagccgtcAAGTCCTGTCTGGTTTGTCTGGCCTCCTTTTGTGAAGATCATCTTAAACCTCACTATCAGTCTCctgcctttaagaagcacaagttagttgaagcctgtgcagagctccaagagaagatctgctctgaacatgacaaactgatggagatCTACTGTCGTACTGACAAAAGCCTCATCTGTTACTTGTGTAcgataaaaaaacacaaaggtcatgatacagtttcaactgaaacagaaagaactaaaaaacag AATGAGTTAAAGGAGGATCAGATAAAATCCCAGCAGAAgatccaggagaagcagaagaaggtgcaggagctgaaacagactgtggacattattaag atgcgttcacaggcagcagtagatgacagtgagaagatctttactgagatgatcacctccatggagaaaaagcgctcggaggtgacggagCTGATCAGAACTCAGGAGAAAGCTGAAGTGAGTCGAGCTAAACGACTCCTGaatcaactggagcaggagattgctgatcttaagaggagagtcactgagatggagcagctttcacacacacatgatgacatccacttcctccag agtttcccgtctctctgtgtttctcctggatgtgacgactcactcagcttcactgtcaatcaacatctctcatttgatggagtgaggaaatctctctcagaaCTGAAAAAACGAGTCGAGCAAATCTGTGAGGAAGAATTCAACAAAATACAACCACATG TGCAGATGAGGACACGTTCGTTCTGCACTCggtggaactggagctggaggccgTGGGGAAGCAGATCCGTgacctacag GCCCAGGGCACCCAggaagtggcctgcccaggcgctgttcactccggcgccagggTACCGTGtaccctgggtgcagcagcggaagACGCGAGCCGGCCCCCGGGcaaggacctctccccctccgcCGCCACCGggcttcgagatccccacccagAACCTCTTCGCTCCCCTTCGCGAGACGGACCGTGACGctgtgatcatcggagactccatcgtccgccacgtccgtactacggtggctaaaggtaaggctcacACTCACTGTTTACCTGGTGCTCATGTTCTTGATGTCACTGCACAGGTACCTAatgtcgtgagcagaaacaccggAGCAGTGGTTCTTCACGCCAGCTCAAACGACACCAGCCTGaagcagtcggagatcctgaagagggacttcaacaccctggtggagacggttcacAGCTCAGCGCCCATGGCGGGGATCAGCGTGTCTGGTCCTCTTCCTATGTACCAGCGAGGAAtggaaag gctgtTCCGTGCTGACAGCCTGCACctcagcagagttggagcggagatcctctcggaccacatctccagggcgctgcacaccttctga
- the LOC125145852 gene encoding tripartite motif-containing protein 16-like isoform X4, whose product MAETSDQDQFSCPVCLDLLRVPVTLHCGHSFCKVCINGCWDQEDVKGVYSCPQCRETFTPRPVLRRNNMLAEVVEKLKKTELQAASPAHCYAGPGDVECDSCTGRKHKAVKSCLVCLASFCEDHLKPHYQSPAFKKHKLVEACAELQEKICSEHDKLMEIYCRTDKSLICYLCTIKKHKGHDTVSTETERTKKQNELKEDQIKSQQKIQEKQKKVQELKQTVDIIKMRSQAAVDDSEKIFTEMITSMEKKRSEVTELIRTQEKAEVSRAKRLLNQLEQEIADLKRRVTEMEQLSHTHDDIHFLQSFPSLCVSPGCDDSLSFTVNQHLSFDGVRKSLSELKKRVEQICEEEFNKIQPHDFCYLTLDPNTAHPELILSEKNRVVTWSEIQQRYSDHPERFEYWSQVLCKESVCGRCYWEVEWSGVVDISVSYKEISRKGLGYECLFGYNSQSWSLRCSSSSVSFLHNSIETKLLFPSSSRIGVYVDHSAGTLSFYSVSDTMRLLHRVHTTFTQPLYAGICIYRFNSSVRFCDPK is encoded by the exons ATGGCAGAAACCAGTGATCAGGATCagttcagctgtccagtgtgtctggatctcctgagGGTTCCAGTGACTCTCCAttgtggtcacagtttctgtaaggtgtgtattaatggctgctgggatcaggaggaCGTAAAGGGagtctacagctgtcctcagtgtagagagactttcactccaaggcctgttctacgtaggaacaacatgctggctgaagtggtggagaaactgaagaagactgaactccaagctgcttctcctgctcactgttacgctggacctggagatgtggagtgtgattcctgcacagggagaaaacacaaagccgtcAAGTCCTGTCTGGTTTGTCTGGCCTCCTTTTGTGAAGATCATCTTAAACCTCACTATCAGTCTCctgcctttaagaagcacaagttagttgaagcctgtgcagagctccaagagaagatctgctctgaacatgacaaactgatggagatCTACTGTCGTACTGACAAAAGCCTCATCTGTTACTTGTGTAcgataaaaaaacacaaaggtcatgatacagtttcaactgaaacagaaagaactaaaaaacag AATGAGTTAAAGGAGGATCAGATAAAATCCCAGCAGAAgatccaggagaagcagaagaaggtgcaggagctgaaacagactgtggacattattaag atgcgttcacaggcagcagtagatgacagtgagaagatctttactgagatgatcacctccatggagaaaaagcgctcggaggtgacggagCTGATCAGAACTCAGGAGAAAGCTGAAGTGAGTCGAGCTAAACGACTCCTGaatcaactggagcaggagattgctgatcttaagaggagagtcactgagatggagcagctttcacacacacatgatgacatccacttcctccag agtttcccgtctctctgtgtttctcctggatgtgacgactcactcagcttcactgtcaatcaacatctctcatttgatggagtgaggaaatctctctcagaaCTGAAAAAACGAGTCGAGCAAATCTGTGAGGAAGAATTCAACAAAATACAACCACATG atttctgttatctgactctggatccaaacacagcacatcctgaactcattctgtctgagaagaaccGAGTGGTGACATGGAGTGAGATACAACAGcgatactctgatcatccagagagatttgagtactggtctcaggtgttgtgtaaggagagtgtgtgtggacgctgttactgggaggtggagtggagtggCGTTGTGGACATATCAGtgtcatataaagagatcagcaggaaaggacTGGGTTATGAGTGTTTGTTTGGATACAAcagtcagtcctggagtctgcggtgttcttcttcctctgtctctttcctgCACAACAGCATTGAGACTAAGCTGCTATTTCCATCCtcctccagaataggagtgtatgtggatcacagtgcaggaactctgtccttctacagcgtctctgacaccatgaggctcctccacagagtccacaccacattcactcagcctctatacgctggAATATGTATATACCGTTTTAACTCAtctgtgaggttttgtgatccaaaataa
- the LOC125145852 gene encoding E3 ubiquitin/ISG15 ligase TRIM25-like isoform X2 has translation MAETSDQDQFSCPVCLDLLRVPVTLHCGHSFCKVCINGCWDQEDVKGVYSCPQCRETFTPRPVLRRNNMLAEVVEKLKKTELQAASPAHCYAGPGDVECDSCTGRKHKAVKSCLVCLASFCEDHLKPHYQSPAFKKHKLVEACAELQEKICSEHDKLMEIYCRTDKSLICYLCTIKKHKGHDTVSTETERTKKQNELKEDQIKSQQKIQEKQKKVQELKQTVDIIKMRSQAAVDDSEKIFTEMITSMEKKRSEVTELIRTQEKAEVSRAKRLLNQLEQEIADLKRRVTEMEQLSHTHDDIHFLQSFPSLCVSPGCDDSLSFTVNQHLSFDGVRKSLSELKKRVEQICEEEFNKIQPHVQMRTRSFCTRWNWSWRPWGSRSVTYRPRAPRKWPAQALFTPAPGYRVPWVQQRKTRAGPRARTSPPPPPPGFEIPTQNLFAPLRETDRDAVIIGDSIVRHVRTTVAKGKAHTHCLPGAHVLDVTAQVPNVVSRNTGAVVLHASSNDTSLKQSEILKRDFNTLVETVHSSAPMAGISVSGPLPMYQRGMESVLGCSVLTACTSAELERRSSRTTSPGRCTPSD, from the exons ATGGCAGAAACCAGTGATCAGGATCagttcagctgtccagtgtgtctggatctcctgagGGTTCCAGTGACTCTCCAttgtggtcacagtttctgtaaggtgtgtattaatggctgctgggatcaggaggaCGTAAAGGGagtctacagctgtcctcagtgtagagagactttcactccaaggcctgttctacgtaggaacaacatgctggctgaagtggtggagaaactgaagaagactgaactccaagctgcttctcctgctcactgttacgctggacctggagatgtggagtgtgattcctgcacagggagaaaacacaaagccgtcAAGTCCTGTCTGGTTTGTCTGGCCTCCTTTTGTGAAGATCATCTTAAACCTCACTATCAGTCTCctgcctttaagaagcacaagttagttgaagcctgtgcagagctccaagagaagatctgctctgaacatgacaaactgatggagatCTACTGTCGTACTGACAAAAGCCTCATCTGTTACTTGTGTAcgataaaaaaacacaaaggtcatgatacagtttcaactgaaacagaaagaactaaaaaacag AATGAGTTAAAGGAGGATCAGATAAAATCCCAGCAGAAgatccaggagaagcagaagaaggtgcaggagctgaaacagactgtggacattattaag atgcgttcacaggcagcagtagatgacagtgagaagatctttactgagatgatcacctccatggagaaaaagcgctcggaggtgacggagCTGATCAGAACTCAGGAGAAAGCTGAAGTGAGTCGAGCTAAACGACTCCTGaatcaactggagcaggagattgctgatcttaagaggagagtcactgagatggagcagctttcacacacacatgatgacatccacttcctccag agtttcccgtctctctgtgtttctcctggatgtgacgactcactcagcttcactgtcaatcaacatctctcatttgatggagtgaggaaatctctctcagaaCTGAAAAAACGAGTCGAGCAAATCTGTGAGGAAGAATTCAACAAAATACAACCACATG TGCAGATGAGGACACGTTCGTTCTGCACTCggtggaactggagctggaggccgTGGGGAAGCAGATCCGTgacctacag GCCCAGGGCACCCAggaagtggcctgcccaggcgctgttcactccggcgccagggTACCGTGtaccctgggtgcagcagcggaagACGCGAGCCGGCCCCCGGGcaaggacctctccccctccgcCGCCACCGggcttcgagatccccacccagAACCTCTTCGCTCCCCTTCGCGAGACGGACCGTGACGctgtgatcatcggagactccatcgtccgccacgtccgtactacggtggctaaaggtaaggctcacACTCACTGTTTACCTGGTGCTCATGTTCTTGATGTCACTGCACAGGTACCTAatgtcgtgagcagaaacaccggAGCAGTGGTTCTTCACGCCAGCTCAAACGACACCAGCCTGaagcagtcggagatcctgaagagggacttcaacaccctggtggagacggttcacAGCTCAGCGCCCATGGCGGGGATCAGCGTGTCTGGTCCTCTTCCTATGTACCAGCGAGGAAtggaaag cgtcctaggctgtTCCGTGCTGACAGCCTGCACctcagcagagttggagcggagatcctctcggaccacatctccagggcgctgcacaccttctgactg